The proteins below are encoded in one region of Apium graveolens cultivar Ventura chromosome 4, ASM990537v1, whole genome shotgun sequence:
- the LOC141721540 gene encoding caffeic acid 3-O-methyltransferase-like isoform X2 codes for MAHIKSTASEAEEACLFALQLATTSVLPMTLKVAIELDLLEIIANAGPGAYVTPNELASMLPTSNLDAALMLDRILRILASYLVLKCKLVELPNGLQLRSYGLMPVCKYLTKNKDGVSMAPLLLLANDKIMWESWYYLKDAVLDGGLPFNKAFGMNIYDYTGTDSRFNLIFNQAMKDHSTIIMNKILENYNGFEGLTSLVDVGGGTGASLHAIISKYPTIRGINFDLPHVVKDTPSNSNGVEHVGGDMFTSLPKGDAIFLKWICHNWSDEECLRFLTNCYQALADEGKVVVAESILPEQPETSLVTKTVLHFDAYMLIDIPGGRERTEKEFDALAKRAGFKRFNKLCCAFNIWIMEFCK; via the exons ATGGCGCATATCAAGAGTACTGCATCTGAAGCAGAAGAAGCTTGTTTGTTTGCATTGCAACTCGCAACTACTTCTGTACTTCCCATGACTCTGAAAGTGGCCATTGAGCTTGACCTTTTGGAGATCATTGCTAATGCTGGTCCGGGAGCGTACGTAACTCCCAATGAGCTAGCCTCCATGCTGCCCACATCAAACCTTGATGCAGCGCTTATGCTCGACCGTATACTCAGAATCCTGGCTAGCTACTTGGTTCTCAaatgtaagcttgttgagctACCTAACGGTCTCCAATTGCGGAGCTATGGATTAATGCCAGTCTGCAAATATTTGACTAAAAATAAAGACGGCGTCTCCATGGCACCTCTTTTGCTCCTGGCTAATGACAAGATTATGTGGGAGAGCTG GTACTACTTGAAAGATGCTGTTCTTGATGGCGGACTTCCATTTAACAAGGCCTTTGGAATGAACATATATGATTATACTGGCACAGACTCTCGATTCAACTTGATCTTTAACCAAGCTATGAAAGATCATTCTACTATTATCATGAATAAGATCCTCGAAAATTACAATGGTTTCGAAGGTCTTACGTCTTTAGTTGACGTCGGTGGTGGTACAGGAGCTTCCCTTCATGCAATCATCTCCAAGTATCCTACTATTAGAGGGATCAACTTCGATCTTCCCCACGTTGTCAAAGATACCCCATCTAATAGTAATG GTGTGGAACATGTTGGAGGGGACATGTTTACTAGCTTGCCAAAGGGAGATGCTATATTCTTGAAG TGGATATGTCATAACTGGAGTGATGAAGAGTGTTTAAGATTCTTGACAAATTGTTACCAAGCACTCGCGGATGAGGGAAAGGTAGTTGTTGCAGAGTCCATTCTTCCGGAGCAACCTGAAACCTCACTTGTTACTAAGACTGTCCTTCATTTTGACGCCTATATGTTGATAGATATTCCTGGAGGAAGAGAAAGGACTGAAAAAGAGTTTGATGCATTAGCTAAACGTGCCGGATTTAAACGTTTCAACAAGCTGTGCTGTGCTTTTAATATTTGGATTATGGAATTTTGCAAGTAA
- the LOC141721540 gene encoding caffeic acid 3-O-methyltransferase-like isoform X1 — MAHIKSTASEAEEACLFALQLATTSVLPMTLKVAIELDLLEIIANAGPGAYVTPNELASMLPTSNLDAALMLDRILRILASYLVLKCKLVELPNGLQLRSYGLMPVCKYLTKNKDGVSMAPLLLLANDKIMWESWYYLKDAVLDGGLPFNKAFGMNIYDYTGTDSRFNLIFNQAMKDHSTIIMNKILENYNGFEGLTSLVDVGGGTGASLHAIISKYPTIRGINFDLPHVVKDTPSNSNGVEHVGGDMFTSLPKGDAIFLKFMTLESLQWICHNWSDEECLRFLTNCYQALADEGKVVVAESILPEQPETSLVTKTVLHFDAYMLIDIPGGRERTEKEFDALAKRAGFKRFNKLCCAFNIWIMEFCK; from the exons ATGGCGCATATCAAGAGTACTGCATCTGAAGCAGAAGAAGCTTGTTTGTTTGCATTGCAACTCGCAACTACTTCTGTACTTCCCATGACTCTGAAAGTGGCCATTGAGCTTGACCTTTTGGAGATCATTGCTAATGCTGGTCCGGGAGCGTACGTAACTCCCAATGAGCTAGCCTCCATGCTGCCCACATCAAACCTTGATGCAGCGCTTATGCTCGACCGTATACTCAGAATCCTGGCTAGCTACTTGGTTCTCAaatgtaagcttgttgagctACCTAACGGTCTCCAATTGCGGAGCTATGGATTAATGCCAGTCTGCAAATATTTGACTAAAAATAAAGACGGCGTCTCCATGGCACCTCTTTTGCTCCTGGCTAATGACAAGATTATGTGGGAGAGCTG GTACTACTTGAAAGATGCTGTTCTTGATGGCGGACTTCCATTTAACAAGGCCTTTGGAATGAACATATATGATTATACTGGCACAGACTCTCGATTCAACTTGATCTTTAACCAAGCTATGAAAGATCATTCTACTATTATCATGAATAAGATCCTCGAAAATTACAATGGTTTCGAAGGTCTTACGTCTTTAGTTGACGTCGGTGGTGGTACAGGAGCTTCCCTTCATGCAATCATCTCCAAGTATCCTACTATTAGAGGGATCAACTTCGATCTTCCCCACGTTGTCAAAGATACCCCATCTAATAGTAATG GTGTGGAACATGTTGGAGGGGACATGTTTACTAGCTTGCCAAAGGGAGATGCTATATTCTTGAAG TTCATGACTTTGGAATCTCTGCAGTGGATATGTCATAACTGGAGTGATGAAGAGTGTTTAAGATTCTTGACAAATTGTTACCAAGCACTCGCGGATGAGGGAAAGGTAGTTGTTGCAGAGTCCATTCTTCCGGAGCAACCTGAAACCTCACTTGTTACTAAGACTGTCCTTCATTTTGACGCCTATATGTTGATAGATATTCCTGGAGGAAGAGAAAGGACTGAAAAAGAGTTTGATGCATTAGCTAAACGTGCCGGATTTAAACGTTTCAACAAGCTGTGCTGTGCTTTTAATATTTGGATTATGGAATTTTGCAAGTAA